From Solanum lycopersicum chromosome 8, SLM_r2.1, the proteins below share one genomic window:
- the LOC104648703 gene encoding uncharacterized protein — protein MDIFRFMVYAQQIEDSKISEMTIYGKRSRSGESSQPKSKKRLYNHGFSLGNKDRDSNKNSQEGGYAYERPRCTSCVKKHLGRFLAGTECCFGCGNRGHKMRDCPNLKAKGIDVNQAPHGGTDPNAPMRNHFYALEAKEVANPE, from the coding sequence ATGGATATCTTTAGGTTCATGGTGTATGCTCAACAAATTGAAGATTCCAAGATTAGCGAGATGACTATATATGGAAAGAGGTCTAGGTCGGGTGAATCAAGTCAACCTAAGTCTAAGAAGAGGTTGTATAATCATGGATTTTCCTTGGGCAACAAGGATAGAGATTCCAACAAAAATTCTCAAGAAGGTGGTTATGCTTATGAGAGGCCTAGGTGTACTAGTTGTGTCAAGAAACACTTGGGTAGGTTTCTTGCCGGCACAGAGTGTTGCTTCGGATGTGGCAATAGGGGTCATAAGATGAGAGATTGCCCTAACCTCAAGGCAAAAGGGATAGATGTCAACCAAGCTCCTCATGGTGGTACGGATCCTAATGCTCCTATGAGGAACCATTTCTACGCACTTGAAGCTAAAGAAGTGGCTAATCCGGAGTGA